A section of the Aphanothece sacrum FPU1 genome encodes:
- a CDS encoding cysteine desulfurase family protein — MQIYLDYSATTPPRQEVINQVQEILTQQWGNPSSLHTWGQRAATILENARGQVAELIHAPHPDSIIFTSGGTEADNLAILGITRRYCTPQHLIISSVEHSAISETAYILQKQGWQITTLPVNRHGRINPLELKAAIQDNTVLISIIYGQSEVGTLQPIEKLAKIARCHGILFHTDAVQVAGRLPIDVQGLGVDLLSLSSHKIYGIQGAGALYVRPGVEILPLGGGGGQERQLRSGTQALPAIAAFGLAAELAASEMASESPRLMALRDRFFDLMADCPYLLPTGDRLYRLPHHISFIICYPDKNPHQDLITGKTLVRQLNLAGIGISAGAACHSGKLSPSPILLAMGYTEKEALRGIRLTLGRETTLEDIDWTAMVLKQIIYRLMPQLAIVNR; from the coding sequence ATGCAAATTTATCTTGACTATAGTGCCACTACACCCCCTCGTCAGGAGGTGATCAACCAAGTACAGGAGATTTTGACCCAACAATGGGGCAACCCCTCTAGTTTGCATACCTGGGGACAACGGGCCGCTACCATTCTAGAAAACGCTAGGGGTCAAGTGGCTGAGTTAATTCATGCACCCCATCCTGACTCCATTATCTTCACTTCAGGGGGAACAGAAGCTGATAATTTGGCTATCTTAGGCATTACTAGACGTTACTGTACGCCCCAACATTTGATTATTTCTAGTGTGGAACACTCAGCTATTTCTGAAACCGCCTACATTTTACAAAAACAAGGATGGCAGATAACCACTTTACCTGTTAATCGTCACGGACGTATTAATCCCTTAGAATTAAAGGCAGCGATTCAAGACAATACTGTACTTATTTCTATTATTTATGGACAAAGTGAAGTCGGAACCCTACAACCCATTGAAAAATTAGCTAAAATTGCCCGTTGTCATGGAATTCTGTTTCATACGGATGCGGTACAAGTGGCTGGACGTTTGCCTATTGATGTTCAAGGTCTGGGGGTAGATTTATTATCCCTTTCTAGTCACAAAATTTATGGCATTCAAGGGGCCGGGGCTTTATATGTGCGTCCAGGGGTGGAAATTTTGCCTCTGGGAGGGGGCGGCGGACAAGAAAGACAATTACGTTCAGGAACCCAAGCATTACCCGCTATTGCTGCTTTTGGACTGGCTGCAGAATTAGCGGCCTCAGAAATGGCCTCAGAAAGCCCCAGATTAATGGCTTTACGCGATCGCTTTTTTGATTTGATGGCCGACTGTCCCTATTTGTTGCCAACGGGTGACAGATTGTATCGTCTGCCTCATCATATCAGTTTTATTATCTGTTACCCCGATAAAAATCCTCATCAAGACCTCATAACCGGAAAAACTTTAGTACGTCAATTGAATTTAGCCGGAATTGGCATTAGTGCAGGGGCCGCTTGTCATAGTGGCAAATTAAGTCCTAGTCCGATTTTATTGGCCATGGGATACACAGAAAAAGAGGCATTAAGAGGTATTCGTTTAACTTTGGGACGGGAAACCACTCTAGAAGATATTGATTGGACAGCAATGGTACTTAAACAGATTATCTATCGATTAATGCCTCAGTTAGCAATCGTTAACCGATAA
- a CDS encoding DUF7682 family zinc-binding protein: MSRRKKMFSCGHKGYGQICHRCAQEQLAWQERKQQKNDWEATFAEDLVDLRTLPKNVVLKARQILQALANQQDYRQFHGKRLRHDRFVISIPVTRHYRLICRDQGNLLIPEAVISHEDYNVCKPGH, translated from the coding sequence ATGTCGAGAAGAAAAAAAATGTTTTCCTGTGGTCATAAAGGTTACGGTCAAATTTGCCACCGATGCGCTCAAGAACAACTAGCCTGGCAAGAAAGAAAACAACAAAAAAACGATTGGGAAGCCACCTTTGCCGAAGATCTCGTCGATCTTAGAACATTACCCAAAAACGTTGTTCTCAAAGCCCGTCAAATTCTGCAAGCATTGGCCAACCAACAAGATTATAGACAATTTCATGGCAAACGACTGCGCCATGATCGCTTTGTCATCAGCATTCCCGTTACCCGACATTATCGCCTAATTTGCCGCGATCAAGGCAATTTATTAATCCCAGAGGCGGTAATCTCTCATGAAGACTATAATGTTTGTAAGCCTGGTCACTAA
- a CDS encoding GNAT family N-acetyltransferase, with translation MTYLPEGYSLEMGSSKDKYRLIKYMKLTYQELFPNQLDFSHLNITVERYFTQETPIWWIKFQGKTKQLSTSVACLWMGNAVDQVTGDYYGHIFLIYVTPEHRRLGLATALIHHAQIWAKSRGDRQLGLQVFNINQPALNLYHNLGFVTKSYLMLKPLDN, from the coding sequence TTGACTTACTTACCTGAAGGTTATTCCCTCGAAATGGGATCATCTAAAGATAAATATCGACTGATAAAATATATGAAATTAACTTATCAGGAATTGTTTCCCAATCAGTTAGATTTTAGCCATTTAAACATTACGGTTGAACGATATTTTACTCAAGAAACTCCTATTTGGTGGATCAAATTTCAAGGGAAAACTAAGCAACTATCTACCTCTGTCGCTTGTCTCTGGATGGGCAATGCAGTCGATCAGGTGACAGGAGATTATTATGGTCACATTTTCTTGATTTATGTTACCCCAGAACACCGTCGTCTTGGGTTAGCTACTGCCCTTATTCATCATGCTCAAATTTGGGCTAAATCTAGAGGCGATCGCCAACTCGGACTACAGGTATTTAATATTAATCAACCTGCTCTTAATTTGTATCATAATTTAGGCTTTGTCACCAAATCTTACTTAATGCTTAAACCCCTAGATAATTGA
- a CDS encoding ABC transporter ATP-binding protein has protein sequence MIEQELAISTSNLTKQFDRHLAVNQVELQIEKGEVYGLIGPNGAGKTTLIRMLAAAEDPTIGEIYIYGDRLLRNDSNTRLKQRIGYLPDDFPVYEDLNVWDYLDYFARLYYLKSPHRRRRLQEVLELVQLTSKRTSKINTLSRGMKQRLSLARTILHDPILLLLDEPVSGLDPIARMQFREIIKVLQTVGMTIFISSHVLSDLAQLCTSVGIMELGFLVESTSLQDLYQRLSQQQIIIKTLGDLETLQQELKHNSYVEEWQFISEENSLKVNFSGNDQESAELLKALITAGIPISEFHCIQEDLETIFLKLGHKQAS, from the coding sequence ATGATAGAACAAGAATTAGCTATTTCTACCTCTAATTTAACCAAACAATTTGATCGTCATTTAGCGGTAAATCAAGTAGAATTACAAATAGAAAAAGGGGAAGTTTATGGCTTAATTGGGCCAAATGGGGCTGGAAAAACTACTTTAATTCGGATGTTAGCGGCTGCAGAAGATCCCACCATTGGCGAAATTTATATTTACGGCGATCGCTTATTAAGAAATGATAGTAATACTCGTCTTAAACAGCGAATAGGCTATCTTCCTGATGATTTTCCTGTCTATGAAGATTTGAATGTTTGGGACTACTTAGACTATTTTGCACGACTCTATTATCTCAAGTCTCCTCATCGTCGTCGTCGCCTTCAAGAAGTGCTGGAATTAGTCCAATTAACCAGTAAACGAACCAGTAAAATTAACACTCTTTCTAGAGGGATGAAACAGCGTTTAAGTCTAGCGAGAACTATACTCCATGATCCCATTTTACTATTATTAGATGAACCTGTATCTGGTTTAGATCCTATCGCTAGAATGCAGTTTAGAGAAATTATAAAGGTCTTACAAACAGTGGGAATGACTATTTTTATATCTTCCCATGTGCTTAGTGATTTGGCTCAATTATGTACCTCTGTTGGTATTATGGAATTAGGATTTTTAGTCGAAAGTACCTCTCTACAAGACCTTTATCAAAGGCTATCTCAGCAGCAAATCATCATTAAAACTTTGGGAGATTTAGAAACATTACAACAAGAATTAAAACATAATTCTTATGTAGAGGAATGGCAATTTATTTCAGAAGAAAACAGTCTGAAAGTCAATTTTTCAGGAAATGATCAAGAAAGTGCAGAATTATTAAAAGCTTTAATAACTGCAGGAATTCCTATTAGTGAATTTCATTGTATTCAAGAAGATTTAGAGACTATTTTCTTGAAGTTAGGTCATAAGCAGGCATCTTAA
- a CDS encoding DNRLRE domain-containing protein: MQPTIKQILLIVVAMLVYLTVMLTAATAQDTQMISPSKDNTLVENLMGSLSNGAGQRFFVGRTNQGTDNIRRGVIAFDIAKSIPKGSKITEVNLTLTLERTPGGKQSIKLHRLLQNWGEGKSSHQGGKGGKATSGEVTWIYTFYDTQSWSNQGGYFSDIVSGIQVVDDVGVYVWKSTPKMVADVQDWLDFPQSNFGWLLLGNEITPGTVKGFASRESKEHLAQPKLMVMYVKPSSIL, translated from the coding sequence ATGCAACCTACCATCAAACAAATTCTGTTAATTGTGGTTGCTATGTTAGTTTATTTAACTGTAATGCTAACAGCAGCAACCGCACAAGACACCCAAATGATTTCACCGAGTAAAGATAATACTCTGGTAGAAAACTTAATGGGTTCTCTGAGTAATGGTGCTGGACAACGGTTTTTTGTGGGACGCACTAATCAAGGAACTGATAATATTAGAAGAGGGGTTATTGCCTTTGATATTGCTAAAAGTATTCCTAAAGGATCTAAAATAACTGAAGTGAATCTTACCCTAACCTTAGAACGAACTCCAGGAGGAAAACAATCCATAAAATTACATAGACTTTTGCAAAACTGGGGAGAAGGTAAGTCTAGTCATCAAGGAGGGAAAGGAGGAAAAGCAACATCAGGTGAGGTAACTTGGATTTATACTTTTTATGATACTCAATCCTGGTCTAATCAAGGTGGATATTTTTCTGATATAGTTAGTGGTATTCAGGTGGTAGATGATGTTGGTGTTTATGTTTGGAAATCTACTCCTAAAATGGTAGCTGATGTGCAAGACTGGTTAGATTTTCCTCAAAGTAATTTTGGCTGGTTATTATTAGGAAATGAAATCACACCAGGTACAGTAAAAGGGTTTGCTAGTCGAGAAAGTAAAGAACATTTAGCACAACCAAAACTTATGGTTATGTATGTTAAACCATCATCAATTTTGTGA